From Alteromonas sp. RKMC-009, one genomic window encodes:
- a CDS encoding YobI family P-loop NTPase, protein MKKIMTLFSSWIDSGFSRFTHWLRSSDALSSPSKYVDLAPIDDADKDDVYSEALRFATNNKRVLNIALTGPYGSGKSSIIQSFLRRYRRPALHISLASFDSDEYAEDDGAGRQEIERSILQQMLYGADSNKLPLSRFNRIQTPGAWSVIRSFFIMLGSLFLWYIFDKRAEIISGSFFQPFTISNWLNLGGFAIALTFLWLIVHRIYIVSFGLSLKSVSLKNVEIKPANEDQVSILNRHLDEIVYFFQSTKYDLVIIEDLDRFKKPDLFVTLREINSLVNANAGVRRTIRFLYALRDDIFISTDRTKFFEFIIPVIPIINTSNSIDMMLEQGNRLKMDERLDRQFLREVSRYLNDLRLIQNIFNEYAVYVANLETDGESLLDANKLLALLIYKNVYPRDFELLHRGVGILANILNHQEVFIGQTEATYRDELLKLEERLDTAERQVPIDLKELQYVFAMAVIEVLPANCTRLSIDGNNRWISLSNLLNESVFNELLGASQILIATQNSQQWFDLKRALHSDYSQKVYQQRKSEVEDRAKEKKSYIMNKIIELRSNISKVRTHKLKELLRLNKENVEILFEEFDENGELARFLLLEGYIDDTYYQYTSLFHSGRLSPNDNKFLIHIRSFVTPEPSFQIDNPEEVIAAMRYEDFECSYILNVILVDTLLDNKNLYQNQIEKLIRYISEDFKNCETFMQAYYNGGNNISELIAQLTKVWDGFVKASITSSYSVHHVTQLLLHLPIKTLESISKQFPELSKFVSENFQEVLTQCPELEPERFISLDFDVKDFTEIKKYPEIARTLFMHGNFDLTKSNLEYIYFSILSEKDSGGFHTRNYTKIRALNNTILAERIERDFELYLRDILLELPGNINEDIAAIIDVISHDGLDTNTIQDFLVRQEAMLPNLENIPNKVHSMLFDLLAIEPHWMNCLSFMEQEEFNAESLFIYLSHETIQKNLLKKPIPGDKDFLELREFIYNANSLSNKDYRAYVRALPNSFNVLPREMDNEKLKILIEEGKVGFTKDILDAFADKNDLQVQFVSKNIPQYLDNPGDYELNDDLKEALLQTEISISSKIELIRLMSLEDLVNRPERASLIGQIIIDSNAQISGLDSAIVQSLIRNSTRVETKIKLFNKFHSLLEEAEIRQVLIDLPKPFSEIKTGYHSPKLKNTPENTALAQWLDSRNIISSWSESSLFTNEIKVNLYRR, encoded by the coding sequence CAAACGAGTTCTAAACATTGCTTTAACGGGGCCTTACGGATCTGGAAAAAGCAGCATTATTCAATCTTTTTTAAGAAGATATCGCCGACCCGCACTTCATATATCTCTAGCTTCTTTTGATTCAGACGAATATGCAGAAGACGATGGTGCTGGACGACAAGAAATTGAGAGAAGCATCTTACAGCAGATGTTGTATGGCGCGGATTCCAATAAACTCCCTTTATCGAGGTTCAATAGAATTCAAACTCCCGGCGCTTGGTCAGTAATTAGGTCCTTTTTCATTATGCTTGGAAGTTTATTTCTTTGGTACATTTTCGATAAGAGAGCCGAGATAATAAGTGGTTCATTTTTTCAGCCGTTTACGATCAGTAATTGGCTAAATTTGGGGGGATTTGCCATAGCGTTAACTTTTCTTTGGTTGATCGTTCATCGTATTTATATTGTAAGTTTCGGTTTGTCTCTCAAGAGCGTCTCTCTTAAAAATGTAGAGATAAAGCCCGCAAACGAAGATCAGGTTTCCATATTGAATCGCCATCTAGATGAAATAGTATATTTTTTTCAATCAACTAAATATGACCTTGTAATAATTGAAGATCTGGATAGGTTCAAGAAACCAGATCTATTTGTGACACTGCGAGAAATAAATAGTCTTGTAAATGCAAACGCAGGCGTTCGTCGTACTATCAGGTTTTTATATGCATTGCGTGATGACATTTTTATAAGTACTGATAGAACTAAATTTTTTGAGTTTATTATTCCTGTAATACCTATCATTAACACATCTAATTCTATTGACATGATGCTGGAACAAGGTAATAGACTAAAAATGGACGAACGGCTTGATCGTCAATTTCTTCGAGAGGTTTCAAGATATCTTAATGACTTAAGATTAATTCAAAATATTTTTAATGAATATGCTGTCTACGTCGCTAATTTAGAGACAGATGGAGAAAGCCTTCTCGATGCCAACAAATTACTCGCGCTGCTCATTTATAAAAACGTTTATCCAAGAGACTTTGAGTTATTACATCGCGGTGTAGGAATCCTCGCCAATATACTAAATCATCAAGAGGTTTTTATAGGACAAACTGAAGCTACATATAGAGACGAACTCTTGAAGCTCGAAGAAAGGCTTGATACTGCTGAACGACAAGTTCCTATCGACTTAAAAGAGTTACAGTATGTCTTCGCTATGGCAGTTATTGAGGTGCTACCAGCTAATTGTACTCGATTAAGTATTGACGGGAATAATAGGTGGATCTCTTTATCAAACCTTTTAAATGAAAGTGTATTCAATGAGCTTCTTGGAGCATCACAGATATTAATCGCTACTCAAAACAGTCAACAGTGGTTTGATTTAAAGCGAGCTTTACATTCAGATTACTCTCAAAAGGTTTATCAGCAGCGAAAGTCAGAAGTTGAAGATAGAGCTAAAGAAAAAAAATCTTATATAATGAATAAGATTATTGAACTCAGATCCAATATCTCAAAAGTAAGAACGCACAAGCTCAAGGAATTATTACGCTTAAACAAAGAGAACGTGGAGATACTTTTTGAAGAGTTCGATGAAAACGGTGAGTTAGCTCGTTTTCTGCTCTTGGAAGGTTACATTGACGATACTTACTATCAATATACATCACTATTTCATTCAGGTCGTTTATCACCAAACGATAATAAGTTTCTAATTCATATTAGGTCTTTTGTTACTCCCGAGCCCAGTTTTCAAATTGACAACCCAGAGGAGGTTATCGCGGCGATGAGATACGAGGATTTTGAGTGTAGCTATATCCTAAATGTCATTCTTGTCGATACTCTTTTAGATAATAAGAACCTTTATCAAAATCAAATAGAGAAGCTAATTCGGTATATTTCTGAGGATTTTAAGAATTGTGAAACCTTTATGCAGGCTTACTATAATGGTGGCAATAATATCTCGGAATTAATTGCTCAACTTACAAAAGTTTGGGACGGTTTTGTAAAAGCTTCTATTACCAGCTCCTATAGTGTCCATCACGTTACACAATTGCTTTTACACCTACCGATTAAAACCTTAGAGTCGATTTCAAAACAATTTCCTGAGTTATCAAAGTTTGTTTCGGAGAACTTTCAAGAGGTTTTAACTCAGTGTCCGGAGCTTGAACCAGAACGGTTCATTTCATTAGACTTTGACGTAAAAGATTTCACAGAAATCAAAAAGTACCCAGAAATAGCTCGTACACTATTTATGCATGGGAATTTTGATTTAACTAAATCAAACCTTGAGTACATTTATTTTTCAATTCTGAGTGAGAAAGATTCTGGTGGATTTCACACTAGAAACTATACAAAAATTCGTGCTCTAAATAACACTATCTTAGCGGAACGTATAGAGCGCGACTTCGAACTCTATTTACGAGACATACTGTTGGAGCTTCCAGGTAATATCAATGAAGATATCGCTGCAATTATTGATGTAATCAGCCACGATGGACTTGATACCAATACCATACAAGACTTTCTAGTTCGACAAGAAGCTATGTTGCCAAATTTGGAGAATATTCCAAATAAAGTACACTCTATGCTATTCGATTTGCTGGCTATAGAGCCACATTGGATGAATTGCCTAAGTTTCATGGAGCAAGAAGAGTTTAATGCAGAAAGTCTGTTTATTTATCTATCTCATGAAACCATACAGAAAAATCTTCTAAAGAAACCAATTCCAGGAGATAAAGATTTCTTAGAGCTTAGAGAGTTCATATACAATGCGAACTCTTTATCCAATAAAGATTACAGAGCATACGTGAGAGCTCTACCTAACTCGTTTAATGTACTTCCCAGAGAGATGGACAATGAAAAGCTTAAGATATTAATAGAAGAGGGTAAAGTGGGATTTACCAAAGATATTTTAGATGCTTTTGCTGACAAGAATGACTTGCAAGTGCAATTTGTTTCGAAAAATATTCCACAATATCTGGATAATCCAGGGGATTACGAACTTAATGATGATTTAAAAGAGGCTCTTCTTCAAACTGAAATTAGTATAAGCTCTAAGATTGAATTAATCAGATTGATGAGCCTTGAAGACTTAGTAAACCGTCCGGAAAGAGCTTCATTAATAGGGCAAATAATTATCGATTCCAATGCGCAAATATCCGGCCTTGATAGTGCAATTGTACAATCTTTAATACGAAATTCGACTCGAGTTGAAACAAAAATCAAACTTTTTAACAAATTCCACTCCTTACTGGAAGAAGCTGAAATACGACAAGTTCTGATAGATTTACCAAAACCATTTTCTGAAATTAAAACTGGCTACCACTCACCTAAATTAAAGAACACACCTGAAAATACGGCATTGGCCCAATGGCTTGATTCGCGGAATATAATTTCATCATGGAGTGAGAGCAGTCTTTTCACTAACGAGATAAAGGTAAATCTTTACAGACGATGA
- a CDS encoding IS3 family transposase (programmed frameshift): MKKRYSEEQIIKAIKQHEAGAKVDDICRDMGISSGTFYNWRSKYAGMEVNEAKRLKELESENSKLKKMLADKLLEVEAMKDVLFKKVVTPAARKPVARYLIDVFKLSERVACKLAGVSRTGFRYCQKGKADDSVRSRLKELASQYPRYGYLMLHGLLKGEGLVVNRKHTYRLYTEEALQVRTKKRKKLTRPRQPIEVPSAPNQRWSMDFVSDQLSSGRRFRVLNVVDDFSREMVGQLVSVSISGRQVARFLSQLIELRGKPKKVICDNGTEFTSKAMFFWNKETGVELGFIQPGKPTQNAFVESLNGKFRNECLNQHWFRTLDEARYEIDLWREHYNNVRPHSSLNYLPPVEYAKRAA; this comes from the exons ATGAAGAAACGTTACAGCGAAGAGCAAATTATCAAGGCAATCAAGCAGCATGAAGCTGGGGCCAAGGTAGACGACATATGCCGTGATATGGGCATATCGTCGGGTACGTTTTATAACTGGCGAAGCAAATATGCGGGCATGGAAGTCAACGAAGCTAAGCGGCTCAAAGAATTAGAGTCCGAGAACAGTAAGTTGAAAAAGATGCTGGCTGACAAACTTCTTGAAGTTGAAGCGATGAAGGATGTGCTGT TCAAAAAAGTGGTGACGCCAGCAGCAAGAAAGCCTGTAGCCCGCTATTTGATTGATGTATTTAAGCTCAGTGAACGGGTTGCTTGTAAGCTTGCTGGTGTTAGCAGAACGGGATTTCGCTACTGCCAAAAAGGTAAAGCTGATGATTCAGTTCGTTCACGTTTGAAAGAGCTGGCGTCTCAATATCCTCGATACGGCTATTTAATGCTTCATGGCTTACTGAAAGGTGAAGGTCTGGTTGTTAATCGCAAGCATACATACCGACTTTATACCGAAGAGGCGCTCCAGGTACGTACTAAGAAGCGTAAAAAGCTAACGCGACCAAGACAGCCAATAGAGGTGCCTTCAGCGCCGAATCAACGCTGGTCTATGGATTTTGTATCAGACCAGCTAAGCAGCGGAAGGCGCTTCCGCGTTCTGAACGTGGTTGATGATTTCTCTAGAGAAATGGTTGGACAGCTAGTCTCGGTATCAATTAGCGGACGACAGGTCGCTCGTTTTCTCAGCCAACTGATAGAGCTACGGGGAAAGCCTAAAAAGGTGATTTGCGACAACGGTACAGAATTCACCAGCAAGGCGATGTTCTTCTGGAATAAAGAAACAGGTGTTGAGCTTGGATTTATCCAACCAGGTAAACCGACACAGAATGCATTTGTTGAGAGCCTGAACGGTAAGTTCAGAAACGAATGCCTGAATCAGCACTGGTTCAGAACCTTAGATGAAGCAAGATACGAAATCGATCTATGGCGCGAACATTACAATAACGTTCGACCACATAGCTCACTGAATTACCTGCCGCCTGTTGAGTATGCAAAACGGGCAGCATAA